A window of the Desulfobacula toluolica Tol2 genome harbors these coding sequences:
- a CDS encoding DUF4214 domain-containing protein: MSKISNFCPIKALKNKPLLACLLSLVVFICVSTTYAYQLGNTKWPQPTTTFYVDIPGQNGLWNDSFEGAMYEWNVATIFQFYIVPGTYSDPCDPDDDRNGVSFSSTLCGDDWGAATLAVCTIWTVGSTISETDIVFNSNESWNVYSTSWKYSVNDFRRVAVHELGHALGLYHEDSGPVSIMRTYAGDITIPQQDDINGVAALYGGSATYYRDHDGDGYGNPNNSTESTTQPSGYVTDHTDCNDYNASIHPVAYEIRGDGIDQDCDGFDDEMLFSEASQRLVTEIFVATFERAPAYGGLMYWVDAIETSLFTIDQVTQSFFDQPETKDKFPEGSSNSQFITTIFQNTLSRTPTAEGLAYWVGALDQGALRRDQAIMAVINGAKAATGDPADAAMLTKKTEIGILFANSGLGTSTNNENFMDWAKNIIRLATSSDFHMEEAEEYIAQLLSENADN; encoded by the coding sequence ACTTGTGGTCTTTATCTGCGTATCAACGACTTATGCTTATCAATTAGGAAACACTAAATGGCCTCAACCCACCACTACTTTTTACGTGGACATCCCGGGCCAAAACGGATTATGGAATGATTCTTTTGAGGGGGCTATGTACGAATGGAACGTTGCTACCATATTTCAATTTTATATTGTCCCCGGGACATATTCTGACCCCTGCGATCCAGATGACGATAGGAATGGAGTAAGCTTTTCCTCCACACTTTGCGGAGACGATTGGGGCGCGGCTACCCTTGCCGTCTGTACGATCTGGACTGTTGGCTCTACAATCAGCGAGACTGATATTGTTTTTAATTCCAATGAATCCTGGAATGTATATTCAACTTCCTGGAAGTATTCTGTGAACGACTTCAGGCGTGTTGCGGTGCATGAGTTAGGACATGCCCTTGGCTTGTACCATGAAGATAGCGGACCTGTGAGCATTATGAGGACATATGCCGGAGATATTACCATTCCGCAGCAAGATGACATAAATGGTGTCGCAGCATTATATGGGGGCAGTGCAACTTACTACCGGGATCATGATGGTGATGGCTATGGCAACCCGAATAATTCAACAGAGTCAACGACTCAGCCATCAGGATATGTAACAGACCATACCGATTGCAATGATTATAACGCAAGTATCCACCCCGTGGCCTATGAAATCAGAGGAGACGGTATTGACCAGGACTGTGACGGCTTTGATGATGAAATGCTTTTCTCCGAGGCGAGTCAACGTCTTGTTACTGAAATTTTTGTAGCAACCTTTGAGAGAGCACCCGCTTATGGTGGTTTAATGTATTGGGTTGATGCGATTGAAACCAGCTTATTCACTATCGATCAGGTGACACAATCCTTTTTTGACCAACCGGAAACGAAAGACAAATTTCCTGAAGGGTCCAGCAATAGTCAATTTATCACCACAATTTTCCAGAATACCTTAAGCCGTACTCCAACAGCAGAAGGACTTGCCTATTGGGTAGGAGCGCTTGACCAAGGAGCGCTTAGGCGTGACCAGGCAATTATGGCGGTCATCAATGGTGCTAAAGCTGCAACCGGCGACCCGGCAGATGCCGCTATGTTAACGAAAAAAACTGAAATCGGTATTTTGTTTGCTAATTCTGGACTTGGAACGTCAACAAACAATGAAAATTTTATGGATTGGGCAAAAAATATTATCAGACTTGCGACAAGTAGTGATTTTCATATGGAAGAGGCAGAAGAATATATTGCACAACTATTATCTGAAAATGCTGATAATTGA